Part of the Pseudobacteriovorax antillogorgiicola genome is shown below.
TACGATTTCATAGACACTGAAATGTAGGAAGATGAATGCCTGTGGCTTCAGTAAGATGCCACTGCCGAGCTACTTGCGAGTAGGATCACCTGATCTAATCTGTCACCCGCTGGCGACCCCTTCATTATCCGTTTATTGACAATTAATATGAGTTCTCATAAGACCATTTTAACTAATATAAAAAAGGTCGTAAAAGATTAGGAGAAAAAGGTGATTATCATTAATCAGCGTATGGTTGCCTTAGCGTCTTTATCAAGTTCACTCTTGATTGGGACAGCGGGCCAAGCTCAGGAGTCTGTGGAGAATGAGGAAGCAGCTCCAGCAAAGAAAGTGGAACGAATTCAAGTGACCGGCTCTCACATCAAGAGAACTGATGTGGAAGGGGTGTCTTCGGTCATCGTCATCGATCGTGAAAGCATTGAACGTACAGGCTTTTCCACAGTCAGTGAACTGATGCAAAGTATGACGATTTCATCAAATGGCTCCTATGGTGCATCAGCAGTCAACGACGTTCGGGGAACAGTGACAAATGTCGATTTGAGAGGTTTGGGACCCTCCAATACTTTGGTTCTTCTGGATGGGAAACGGGTTCCAGATGAGGCTGGTCTAGGGGTTGTAGACCTATCTACGATTCCCATGGCAGCAGTTGAGCGCATTGAAGTTCTGAAAGATTCAGCATCGGCGATCTATGGTTCGGATGCTACTGGTGGTGTGGTAAACATCATCACGCGCAAGGATTTGAACGGCTCAGCGTTCTATGCTCGGGCGAGCTCTCCCAAAGCTGAGGGCGGTACGGCAACTGAATTTGCCTACCTTACCGGCGTCAATCAGGGCGACTTCAGGGTACTGACAACTTTAAACTACCGACAGTCGGAACCTATTTTCTATCGGGATCGAGATTGGACGAGAGTTGGCTTGAGTACCTACTCATACCCGGCGAACTACGACGCTGGATCGGGGCTTCTTGCTCATGAGAATTGTCAGGTACCCAAGGGAGATCGTATTCCTGTAGAAACAGGTGGCGATCCAATCTGTTCCTACAACTATGGCAATACTTCCGCGTTTGCACCTGAAACTCGGCAAATCGGGTTCATGAACAACGTTGGCTACGATGTTAATCCAGGGCTTACAGTTTATTCTCGCATTCGAGCAGTGAAGAACACCAATATCTGGAATATGGCGCCCAATGCGGGCTACTTTCAAATTCCTCAGGCAATTGCCACTGAAAAGCAGCCTAGCTTAGGCCTCAAGGGAGAAGTCAGCAAGGATGTGACCCTGCGCTACCGTGCTGTGCCTTGGGGAGTTCGTAAGTGGGAAGAAGAAAAAACCTTGGTTGGTGGAACCCTAGGTGTAGATGGGGAAATCGGCAGCAACTGGACCTGGAGTCTCAGTGCAGGCCACACCCAGAGCAAGAAAGATACCGTCAACCCTCAGGGCTTTATGCTGGTGGATGAGCTTGTTAGTGCAATCCAGACCGGTGAATTCAATCCATTTGAAACTCAGCTCACGCAAGGGAGCATGGCCGTGGTTTCCAGGGCATCCTACGAGCCGTTTCAAGTCATTGATACCGATATGACGAACTACAATCTAAGTGTATCTGGTGACCTTTTTGAGATGGGGGGAGGCTATGCTGGGCTAGCTATCGGTGTTCAGCAAAGCGATCAGAATTACAAGAAGATCATCGATCCACAATCTGAGCAAGGCAATGTCTTTGGTGTTACAGAGGATAAGGGCGCTGAAGGCAATCGCAGCATATCAGCAGCCTTTGTTGAGATGGCATTCCCTGTTGCTGACTCCTTCGAGCTTCAGTTTGCTGCACGCTATGACCAATACTCGGATTTCGGTGGCACCACCAACCCAAAACTTGGCTTTAAGTATTTGCCTACCAGTCGTCTATTGTTTCGTGGAAATGTGGGAACAGGTTTCAAGGCCCCAACCCTTGACGAAATCTATAAAGGGACGCAAGTTGGTCTAACAAACTTGATTGACACTCCGGTTTGTGGTCTCGATTGTGATATTCGAATCGATGAAGTGGAGATTGAAACCTCTGGTAATGAAAGTCTTCAAGAAGAAACATCGCTAGCCTACAACTTTGGGATTGTTGCAGAACCAATCGATGGACTTTCCCTGGGGGCAGACTACTGGTACATCAAGATCGAAGACATCGTTCGTGAGATGGATGCGCAAGATGTACTCGACTCTATCGCTCAAGGCCGCAATTTTTCTGGGGTTGAGATTGAGCGTTGGAACGACGGCAAGCTCAAAAGGATCAAGCTGCCGATTATGAACCTTGGTGAGAGTGAAGATGCTGGTGTTGATTTAAATGCTGCCTACCGTTTTCGTCTGGGAGGCAATCGCCTTTTTGTGAATGCAGACTACTCCCGGAAACTATTTGCCAAAAGCGTTCCATTTCCAGGCCAAGCCCAAGAAGATACCCTTGGCGATCGGGGCGAGCCTCGATGGCGAGCCGTATCCAGTGCCACTTGGCAGTTTGACGATCATGGCTTTACCCTGCGTAATAATTTGATTGGGCAGCAACGGTCTGAGAACGACCCGGATCAAAGGATCGGTTCGTTCTCGACTTATGATGTGCAGTATGCTTGGAATCACCCATGGGGTGGCAACGTTGCAATCGGTGCCTTAAACGTTCTTGAAACCCGTTTCCCAGAAGACCCCACGGAGCGTGGTGGAGACGATGTTCGGGTTCAGGAGCTATACGGGCCCAATGGTCGAGTGCTTTACATGAATTTAAACCAGACGTTCTAAGCCGTTTGCAAGGAGGTGGTGTTCAGGAGGTTAAATCACTTGCCTGAGGTCACCGAACACGGGGCTCTTTGGAGCCCTGCTTCCTTAATATGTTACATAAAGTCAGCTATTTAGGTTTATCGCCAGGGCTGCATCTGACATCCGACTCCAGAATCTTAAGTTCAGCCTCTACTTTCTCGGCCAGATGCCGATTCCAATCCCAAGACCAAAACGAATGCGTTGATGAGTTGGTGTAAAGCGCTGCAACAAAAGATTTATCTAAGGTGGCTAGCACGCATTGATGAGGTCTTGGGAGTGACCATGGGTCTTGGTGTGAGACAGTGTATAAAATTTCTTGTTGTTGCGTGGTCGAGCATCGCGATCTTGGCGGCCGAGGCTGCGGGTGCACCTATCGTTCTAAATCCTGGTCAGGAGCTGAAGGGTTCCGTCATCGGTAAGATGGTCCGCACCTTCGATAATTCTGAACATAAATTTGATTTTACTGAAATTTCCCGAGATCAAAGACTCGATGCCTTCAAGCTGTCTGACTCTGACTTTTTCCGTATGGGAATGTCGACTGGCAGCCTTTGGTTGCACTTTCAGATTCAAAATAACGGTAGCGAGACTCGGGATATTGTCTTAGAAAATCGCTATCCAAATATCGATTGGCTTCAACTGTATAGCAGCAGCTTTAAAAATGGCAACTTGCCACTTTTAAACGGTGATCTTGTACCATTTGATATGAGAAGCTGTGAATTTCGCCTACCTTGCTTCGAACTTGCAGTACCCCCTGGAAGCCACGACTATTACCTTAGAATCGATACCGAAGGGTCCATGTACCTCGCGCTTCATCTGTGGGACCGGGAGCATTTCGATCGCTACGAGCGTCATGACCACCTGATCATGGGCGTCTTGTTTGGTTTTATTATGGTGATGCTCGCTTATAACTTTTTTCTTGCAGTATCATTCCTTAGTCGGACCTACTATATATATGTTGGCTACATAATTTGCGTATTGATCTATAATGTCGGTGGGCAGGGGATTGGTGCAGAGTTCCTAGGTGATGATATTGGCATCTGGTTAGGCAACAAGGGTTTGCTATTTTTTGCCAATCTAGCGATGTCGTTCGGTTTGTTTTTTAGTCTAGGCTTCTTGAACATCTCTGCTCATATGCCGCGTTGGAAGTGGGCTTTTCAGCTTTGGGGAGCGATCTTTGCGGTTAGCGCTTTTGGAGTTTTCTTTCTTCCCTACCATACCCATCTGAAGTTTACCAATTTCAGTATGTCACTCGGATCTATTTTCTTGCTAACAGCAGGTTGCGTCGCTTGCATAAGGGGTTATCGACCAGCATACTTCTATGTTCTGGCTTGGAGTGTCTTGATCGCATCAAACTTCATCGTCGTCTTGAAAATCGTCGGTGCGGTACCCTTAACTTTCTTAACTCACTGGGCGTCACTGCTGGGAGGCTCTATCGAGATGATCCTGCTTTCCCTGGCTCTGGGTGATCGCGTGAAGTTTTTAAAGGCCAAGGATGAAGAAAAAATCCGACAATTGAATGATGAACTTCGCAAGCACATCGATGATGTCGAAGCCATTGTCGAAGAACGGACCGATACCATTCGCTCAATCTTGAACAACGTGAAGGCTGGTTTTGCTATTGTAAGCTCTGATCTTAAAGTAAAAAAGGACTTTACTCAGAGCTGCTATAACCTCTTAGGAGAGGACATTTCACCGGAAACCTACTTTAGTGACTGGCTACAGCTCACAGGTCTCCAAAAGGTGAATCTGGATGTGATGTTAGAGCAAGTGTTCTCAGATATCATGCCTGAAGAGGTAACGATGGCACAGATTCCATCAGTTCACCGGGTTGGCGATCGCTACCTACGTGTGGAAGGGGCGCTTATCAGGAACTCCAAAGGAGTGCCAGATGGAATTCTGATGACGATCACCGATATTACCGACTTGCAAGCCAAAGAGGAAGAAACACGGCGCCAGCAGATGCTCTTGAAAATCATTGGCAACATGGAGTCATTCAACTCGTTTTTGAAGTTTACGAAGCAGCAGCTGAAGACTGTCGATGGCAATAACCCTAGAGAGGTAAAGGGCTTTCTGCATACCATGAAAGGCAACTGCCTAGTGTTCGGTATGAAGGCCATGGCCGATGACATTCATGGGCTAGAGGAGCAGGATCTCCCGAAAGCTGAGACCATAGAGGCATTTGAAAAAAGTTTGAAGGCCTTCTTACTGCGGCACCAGTCGACACTTCACGTTGATTGGAATGAAATTGAAGAAGAGCACTACATTGTGAAAAAGACCAAATTTGGTCAATTGGAAGGCTTGTTGAATTCACTCAAGTTGTCAGCCGAATCCAAAGCTAAGCTCTTTCACTGGCTGCGACGGGCTCAGGTTCGGCAGGTGGGCAAGATTCTAGGGCCCTTGAAGGACGACATTGATCTCCTGGCTCAGCGAATAGGCAAAGACATCCAGTTTAATATTCATGGAGAAGGTGTCGAAGTGATCTCTGCTGACAATGAACAGGCTATCAAGTATGTCATTCACCTGATACGAAATGCGGTGATTCATGGGATTGAAGATGAGCGGCAGGATAAGCCGAAAACTGGCACCATCGATTTAAGGTTTTTTGCCGAAAACCACTGCTTTATTATTGAAATCGAAGATGACGGTAAGGGCATCGGCCATGAAGAGCTTTACAATAAACTAGCAGCCCAATCGGGTATCAGCCGCGAGCAGTTTGAATCACTAACTCTCGTTGAAGTTTTTAAGTCTCTCGATTCCGCCAGCACCGAGGATACCGTCGATCTCTATTCGGGCCGAGGTGTTGGAGTCAGCGCAGTGATTCACTATGTGGAAAGCATTGGGGGAGAGGTAGAGATCGAAACGAAACCAAGGGTAGGCGCGATGTTCCGACTACGCTTGCCTGAGACTCAGCAAGCGGCAGCGGGTCGCGTATCAGCCTAGAGCTGTAATGTGACAACAGGTGTTTCTAACTTGCTGCGGATAGCAATTTTAGGCTCACATAGTACCACCTGACCCGGAGATATAGAAGATTCTGTCACCAGGTACTGGGCAACTCGTTGCAGGCGATCACGGGCCTGATTCAAAGTTTCATTCTGAACGTTTTCAAACTCAGCGGTGCCCTGCTCGGTTTCTGGGATCTGGGCTTCAGTGCAAAAGGTAAAGCTCAGGCTGGGGCGGCTTTTAAGTTGTTCGGCAATGTCTTTCAGCTGGGCCTTGCCTGAGGGGCTTGGCTCGTTCAGGGCACGATCGAATTCCACGGGTTGCAATCGCATGTTTTCAGCGAGCTTCCAGCCTTTCTTGATGAGAGTGTAGGCCATGGCAGGGTTCACCGGCATGGAGCTGGCCAGCAGGGGAAGCATGTTGTTGACCAGTGCGCTGCCCAAGGCACTTGTGAGTTGACTTACCATAAGCTCGCTTAGCTTTTGGCTTAGGAGAATGGACCAGCGAAATTCAGGATTATCCTTATGCCCGGCGATCGGGAAACTAAGTTCTAAGTCACCATCGTCATCAGTAGCTAGGCTTAGCACTGTGGCTAGGGGCATGCCGAGCCGATTGGCAATGGGGTTGCCTCGGCTATTGGTGTTGTCTAATTTAATCTTGTTGATGCTCAAATCAAGCTGGCCTGATACTTGGCCTTTACGGTCTTCCTTATAATCTAGCTTGCCGTGGAGTTGCCCCTGTTCTACCTGGTAGCCGATTTGTTGCCTTAACAGACCTGAAATAGACGTTAGATTCAATGCCTCAAGATCCAGGGTCCAAGCTTGGCGAATGGGTTGCGAATCATCTAGAGTGCCTTTGGCAGTGATCCGACCAAATGAGCCGAAGCCGCTTGTTAGATCAATCTGATCTTCGCTACCATTTGTCTGTTTTTCGATTTTTATCTTGCTAAGTTGAAAGGTCATGGCCTTTTCTTGAGCAGCCAGCGAGACTCCAGGAGGGTCTGCCAGGAATAGCTCGATGATATGAAGCGAATGCAGACGGGAGATAAGTTTGTCAGGTTCAGGGGTTTCTACGAGGAGCTGACGGGCTTCAATGGCCTCTAGTTGCAAGACACTTTCGGTACCATTGCGCATATCAAAACTTGCGATATCGATAGCCCCAATTTTCAGTGGTGTTGCACCAAGGGTGTAGTGCACCTGATTGAGAGCTAGGCTCTGCCAAGTGTAGGTCTGGGTTTCGCGACGAATCTTCATCATTTGATTTTTTAGATTCAGAGTCAGCGCGTCTAGTGTAGAGGTTTCAATATTGAAACTAAGTTTTTCCAGGCCTAGGCTAAGATCATCAGTATGTGTCTCGATATCTTGGGTGCGATCTTGAACATGGACCTTCAGTAACTTGAAACCTTCTCCTGTATGCATGCTAGCAAGCTGCTCTTTGACTGCTGCATTCAAGTCGAGCGAAATCTCTTGGGCGTTTAATTCCAGATCCTGGGAAGCATCTTTAAAGCTTAGTTGAATTCCCTTAAGGAGCAAGTTCTGCTGACTTTGAATGACTAGCTGTTGAGCTGGTACCATTGCCATAGGATGAAAGTTAGTTTCAATTCGACCAGTTAGTTGACTCTGGTCCATAGCAATTTGGCTAAGCTGCTCGCCTTGCTCCACCGAGCTTTTGACATCTTTCAGAATAACTTCAAAGCTAGCCTCAGTGCTTTCCTTTTTTAACTCTAGCTTCAGGTCTGCACTTGACGTGAGGTGGCCAGATAGCTTTAGACTGCTTGGAGAAAAGCCCTGGATGATTGCAGAAACTGTCTCTAGGGGCAAAGCCTCGCTTTTCAGGCTGAGTGTTGACTGCCCAAGTGGCAAGCTCAGTTTTCCTGAAACTATGATGGGGCTATCATCGATACTAGCTTCCAGGTGAAGTGGAATTTGGGCTGGTAGTTGGTGGAGGTCTGTGGGTCCAATGCGGCCAAGCTTTACCTTAATCTGGTGCTGACTTTGATCCAAATCTAAGCCAAAGGCAAGGTCTTCAAAATTAATCTGATCGATGATGACTGGCGCGCCAGCAAATTGTTCAGTATCGGCAGCTGGACTTTGAGCAGCTTCATGTTTTGCCTCTTGGGGAGGGGAGTCAAAGGCCAAGCCTGCGACTTCTAGAATATTGTTTTGGTAGGCTGCTCCAAGGCTAAGCCCAGTAGCTTCGAATTTATCGACCACAAGGGTTCCTTGCAATGCTTCCCACGGGGCCACACCGAGGGAGATAGTTTGCAATGCTAATCGCTCTTGCTTGTTGCGATAGAGTTGGAGCCCACGAATGTCTATATCCCCATCCAACGGGAAAAAGTCGATCTCAGCGATCGATATCTGCCAAGGAGTATAGTCGCTGCTATAGCTCTCGACAGCCCATTTCAAAATTGCAGGCACAGCGAACTTTACAAAGAGGCTTGCTGTTAAGAGAGTGCTTACGAGGATTAGTCCGAGCCATGTGATGCGTCGACTTTTTCCATTAGAGCTTGGTTCTTGGTTCAGTGTTTGGTCTTCCCCTGCCATAGGTTCCTTCTGTGATTTGCGGCTAGATCTGCCAAGGTGTTCCAGTTCTGACGTTCAAAGATATATAGCAGAAAGCAAAGGAAATGACACGAAGCCTTCCCTGGGTGTGTAGAGTATTGAATTCTTAGGCAATCTTACAGAGGACTGTCGCTCCTCTTGAAGGCCTCTGAAATTATTGCCTTTTCAAGCTGAAGCCTTCTATCAGGCCCCTTCCCACCCTCTTAGGGGGCTTTGTATGGATAGGTAACCATAAGATAATACTCATCACAATCTAGGTACATTGGTATACATACCCAGACTCCTGCAGGCTTTTATATCTTTGTGTATGCCCTCTAAATAGAATTTTTAATGTCTAAATGACTTATCTGTTGACTAAGCGAAATGTATGCAGTAGTACTTTGCAATCTTCGTATCCCTCTCGTTACTCACTAGAGCGAGACTTTTAGTTATCAGTTATTGAGGGCCCAATATGATCTCAGTCAGGATTCTGAGTTTCTTTCTGCTATTCTATGCAGGAACCAGTCAAGCTGGACTTTTCTACGGTTCTAAAGCTTCCACAGCAATAGATTTAAACGGTGATAGAAAAGCTGATCTCGTTGTCATGAATGACAATGCTGTAGTTGCAAAGTATAACGACGGCAACAACAATTTTGGAGTGAACATCATGCTCCAAAATTATCCATGGTACGGTAGTAAAGCTAGTACTTTCGCGGATTTGAATGGGAATGGGTTCGGCGATACGG
Proteins encoded:
- a CDS encoding TonB-dependent receptor plug domain-containing protein, whose amino-acid sequence is MIIINQRMVALASLSSSLLIGTAGQAQESVENEEAAPAKKVERIQVTGSHIKRTDVEGVSSVIVIDRESIERTGFSTVSELMQSMTISSNGSYGASAVNDVRGTVTNVDLRGLGPSNTLVLLDGKRVPDEAGLGVVDLSTIPMAAVERIEVLKDSASAIYGSDATGGVVNIITRKDLNGSAFYARASSPKAEGGTATEFAYLTGVNQGDFRVLTTLNYRQSEPIFYRDRDWTRVGLSTYSYPANYDAGSGLLAHENCQVPKGDRIPVETGGDPICSYNYGNTSAFAPETRQIGFMNNVGYDVNPGLTVYSRIRAVKNTNIWNMAPNAGYFQIPQAIATEKQPSLGLKGEVSKDVTLRYRAVPWGVRKWEEEKTLVGGTLGVDGEIGSNWTWSLSAGHTQSKKDTVNPQGFMLVDELVSAIQTGEFNPFETQLTQGSMAVVSRASYEPFQVIDTDMTNYNLSVSGDLFEMGGGYAGLAIGVQQSDQNYKKIIDPQSEQGNVFGVTEDKGAEGNRSISAAFVEMAFPVADSFELQFAARYDQYSDFGGTTNPKLGFKYLPTSRLLFRGNVGTGFKAPTLDEIYKGTQVGLTNLIDTPVCGLDCDIRIDEVEIETSGNESLQEETSLAYNFGIVAEPIDGLSLGADYWYIKIEDIVREMDAQDVLDSIAQGRNFSGVEIERWNDGKLKRIKLPIMNLGESEDAGVDLNAAYRFRLGGNRLFVNADYSRKLFAKSVPFPGQAQEDTLGDRGEPRWRAVSSATWQFDDHGFTLRNNLIGQQRSENDPDQRIGSFSTYDVQYAWNHPWGGNVAIGALNVLETRFPEDPTERGGDDVRVQELYGPNGRVLYMNLNQTF
- a CDS encoding 7TM diverse intracellular signaling domain-containing protein; this translates as MSWCKALQQKIYLRWLARIDEVLGVTMGLGVRQCIKFLVVAWSSIAILAAEAAGAPIVLNPGQELKGSVIGKMVRTFDNSEHKFDFTEISRDQRLDAFKLSDSDFFRMGMSTGSLWLHFQIQNNGSETRDIVLENRYPNIDWLQLYSSSFKNGNLPLLNGDLVPFDMRSCEFRLPCFELAVPPGSHDYYLRIDTEGSMYLALHLWDREHFDRYERHDHLIMGVLFGFIMVMLAYNFFLAVSFLSRTYYIYVGYIICVLIYNVGGQGIGAEFLGDDIGIWLGNKGLLFFANLAMSFGLFFSLGFLNISAHMPRWKWAFQLWGAIFAVSAFGVFFLPYHTHLKFTNFSMSLGSIFLLTAGCVACIRGYRPAYFYVLAWSVLIASNFIVVLKIVGAVPLTFLTHWASLLGGSIEMILLSLALGDRVKFLKAKDEEKIRQLNDELRKHIDDVEAIVEERTDTIRSILNNVKAGFAIVSSDLKVKKDFTQSCYNLLGEDISPETYFSDWLQLTGLQKVNLDVMLEQVFSDIMPEEVTMAQIPSVHRVGDRYLRVEGALIRNSKGVPDGILMTITDITDLQAKEEETRRQQMLLKIIGNMESFNSFLKFTKQQLKTVDGNNPREVKGFLHTMKGNCLVFGMKAMADDIHGLEEQDLPKAETIEAFEKSLKAFLLRHQSTLHVDWNEIEEEHYIVKKTKFGQLEGLLNSLKLSAESKAKLFHWLRRAQVRQVGKILGPLKDDIDLLAQRIGKDIQFNIHGEGVEVISADNEQAIKYVIHLIRNAVIHGIEDERQDKPKTGTIDLRFFAENHCFIIEIEDDGKGIGHEELYNKLAAQSGISREQFESLTLVEVFKSLDSASTEDTVDLYSGRGVGVSAVIHYVESIGGEVEIETKPRVGAMFRLRLPETQQAAAGRVSA
- a CDS encoding DUF748 domain-containing protein — protein: MAGEDQTLNQEPSSNGKSRRITWLGLILVSTLLTASLFVKFAVPAILKWAVESYSSDYTPWQISIAEIDFFPLDGDIDIRGLQLYRNKQERLALQTISLGVAPWEALQGTLVVDKFEATGLSLGAAYQNNILEVAGLAFDSPPQEAKHEAAQSPAADTEQFAGAPVIIDQINFEDLAFGLDLDQSQHQIKVKLGRIGPTDLHQLPAQIPLHLEASIDDSPIIVSGKLSLPLGQSTLSLKSEALPLETVSAIIQGFSPSSLKLSGHLTSSADLKLELKKESTEASFEVILKDVKSSVEQGEQLSQIAMDQSQLTGRIETNFHPMAMVPAQQLVIQSQQNLLLKGIQLSFKDASQDLELNAQEISLDLNAAVKEQLASMHTGEGFKLLKVHVQDRTQDIETHTDDLSLGLEKLSFNIETSTLDALTLNLKNQMMKIRRETQTYTWQSLALNQVHYTLGATPLKIGAIDIASFDMRNGTESVLQLEAIEARQLLVETPEPDKLISRLHSLHIIELFLADPPGVSLAAQEKAMTFQLSKIKIEKQTNGSEDQIDLTSGFGSFGRITAKGTLDDSQPIRQAWTLDLEALNLTSISGLLRQQIGYQVEQGQLHGKLDYKEDRKGQVSGQLDLSINKIKLDNTNSRGNPIANRLGMPLATVLSLATDDDGDLELSFPIAGHKDNPEFRWSILLSQKLSELMVSQLTSALGSALVNNMLPLLASSMPVNPAMAYTLIKKGWKLAENMRLQPVEFDRALNEPSPSGKAQLKDIAEQLKSRPSLSFTFCTEAQIPETEQGTAEFENVQNETLNQARDRLQRVAQYLVTESSISPGQVVLCEPKIAIRSKLETPVVTLQL